A stretch of the Vibrio sp. HB236076 genome encodes the following:
- a CDS encoding amidase family protein, whose protein sequence is MMTIQDTSVYCAQGPQYLGPTGQGILTGYQFVFKDLFDVEGFVTGAGNPTWLTTHLPAVATSPLIERCLSLGAECLGRVQTDELAYSLNGQNCHYGTPVNPAAPHCIPGGSSSGSAVAVARGEVDFSLGTDTGGSVRVPASYCGLFGLRPTLGALSLAHCFELAKSFDTAGVLAANLETLTTVWNGLGAKAADSKPCTHLYLDKQCLSLLSKPRLAAIQQYCLNAQVALVEGDWLAENHIQLAELSDVFRTVQGYEIAQLHGEWLQKHITSLDPAIAERATWALEISAEQYQQGVAKQQQFSRLLMSQLQDNQCFWLLPTTPSGPPPLDMPAAELANYRSYLMGLTSIAGLSGLPQLHIPLAGLAEGPCGFSLLGDKYQETGLLALASMMEKGI, encoded by the coding sequence ATGATGACAATACAAGACACCAGTGTCTATTGTGCTCAAGGGCCGCAGTATTTAGGCCCGACAGGACAAGGAATTCTTACCGGTTATCAATTTGTTTTTAAAGATCTTTTTGATGTTGAAGGCTTTGTAACCGGCGCGGGTAATCCGACATGGCTTACCACCCATTTACCGGCTGTGGCCACATCCCCTTTGATCGAACGCTGTTTGAGTTTAGGCGCAGAATGTTTGGGTCGAGTCCAAACTGATGAGTTGGCCTATAGTCTAAACGGTCAGAATTGCCACTATGGCACGCCGGTCAATCCCGCTGCGCCGCACTGTATCCCCGGCGGTTCGTCGAGTGGCAGTGCGGTGGCGGTGGCCAGAGGTGAGGTGGATTTTTCACTGGGCACCGACACGGGCGGGTCGGTGCGAGTCCCGGCAAGTTATTGTGGCTTGTTCGGTTTGCGGCCGACACTGGGCGCACTGAGTTTAGCGCATTGCTTTGAATTAGCGAAAAGTTTTGATACCGCTGGGGTCCTTGCCGCCAACTTGGAGACCTTGACCACGGTGTGGAATGGGTTAGGGGCCAAAGCGGCGGATTCAAAGCCCTGTACTCACCTTTACCTGGATAAACAATGCTTATCCCTGCTTAGCAAGCCCCGTTTAGCGGCGATTCAGCAGTATTGCCTTAATGCTCAGGTGGCCTTGGTCGAAGGAGATTGGCTCGCTGAGAACCACATCCAGTTGGCGGAGCTTAGTGATGTGTTTCGCACCGTACAAGGTTACGAAATTGCACAGCTGCATGGCGAGTGGTTACAAAAGCACATCACATCGCTTGATCCGGCGATCGCCGAGCGCGCGACTTGGGCACTCGAAATCAGCGCAGAGCAGTATCAGCAAGGGGTGGCCAAGCAACAACAATTTTCTCGTTTATTGATGTCGCAACTGCAAGATAACCAGTGTTTTTGGCTGTTACCGACCACTCCATCAGGGCCGCCACCTCTTGATATGCCAGCGGCAGAGCTGGCGAACTATCGCTCGTATTTGATGGGATTAACCAGTATTGCCGGTTTGTCTGGCTTGCCACAGCTGCACATTCCATTGGCCGGTTTGGCGGAAGGGCCTTGCGGCTTCTCTTTACTAGGCGATAAATATCAAGAAACGGGCTTATTAGCGCTGGCGAGTATGATGGAGAAGGGAATATGA
- a CDS encoding amino acid ABC transporter permease, with protein MMQFSDWDILKGLLLAARWTILLSLIAFIGGGLLGVILTLLRNTKYKIFTPIIKLYVEIFQGTPLLMQLFLAFFGLSLVGLDVSAWTAAILALTLFSSAFFHDIWRGCIEALPKGQWEACRTLGFTYGQTMRYIIFPQAMKIAIAPTVGFSVQIVKGTALASIIGFVELTKAGTMLNNATFQPFKVFALVALLYFVICFPLSVLARHLEMKNNVTR; from the coding sequence ATGATGCAATTTAGCGATTGGGATATTTTAAAAGGGTTATTGTTAGCCGCAAGATGGACGATTTTACTCTCGTTAATCGCCTTTATTGGCGGCGGTTTGCTCGGTGTGATTTTAACCTTATTACGCAATACCAAATACAAAATATTTACCCCAATCATTAAACTTTATGTTGAGATTTTTCAAGGCACGCCTTTGTTAATGCAATTGTTTTTGGCATTTTTTGGTTTGTCTTTAGTCGGTCTCGACGTCAGTGCATGGACGGCGGCCATCTTGGCGTTAACCTTGTTTAGTAGTGCTTTTTTCCACGATATTTGGCGAGGGTGTATCGAGGCGTTGCCAAAGGGACAGTGGGAAGCGTGTCGTACCCTGGGGTTCACCTACGGACAGACCATGCGCTACATTATCTTTCCACAAGCGATGAAAATTGCCATTGCGCCAACCGTCGGTTTTTCTGTGCAAATCGTCAAGGGCACCGCGTTGGCGTCGATCATCGGTTTTGTCGAACTGACCAAAGCCGGCACCATGCTTAACAATGCCACTTTTCAACCTTTTAAAGTCTTTGCCCTCGTGGCGTTACTGTACTTTGTAATCTGCTTTCCACTTTCTGTGTTAGCTCGTCATTTGGAGATGAAAAACAATGTCACTCGTTAG
- a CDS encoding MurR/RpiR family transcriptional regulator, translating into MVLSDSLSQRITRFYDKLTESDRKVADYLQFHPEKVLILSTAEIADACQVSKTSISRFIRKLGYQDHLALRNELLHERESGTPMITQAIEEGYLQDELASIERLSTPINSEDFSQAVTRIANAKRVKVIGFRNNYVLALHCRQQLLQCRRSVMLLPTPGQTLGEEIADIQSDDVVVVFGFRRRTAQFAQLMQALSHTHCILITDQSGQKYHSDVRHCLVCELNSQGPLDSYAAPMSLVAHLVNQVYQLNQSDSAKVTASNRESYQMINELES; encoded by the coding sequence ATGGTGTTATCTGACTCACTCAGTCAACGCATTACGCGCTTTTACGATAAATTGACGGAAAGTGATCGCAAAGTTGCCGATTACTTACAGTTTCATCCAGAAAAAGTTTTGATCTTGTCAACCGCGGAAATTGCCGATGCGTGTCAGGTGTCTAAAACCAGCATCAGTCGTTTTATTCGCAAGTTAGGTTATCAAGATCATTTGGCACTGCGTAATGAATTATTGCACGAACGTGAGTCGGGTACCCCTATGATCACGCAAGCCATAGAAGAGGGATACCTACAAGATGAGTTGGCTTCTATTGAACGTTTGTCGACCCCGATCAACAGCGAAGACTTTTCGCAAGCGGTGACAAGAATTGCCAACGCAAAGCGAGTAAAAGTGATTGGTTTTCGCAATAATTATGTTTTAGCACTTCATTGTCGTCAGCAGTTGTTGCAATGCCGGCGCTCGGTGATGTTACTGCCAACGCCAGGGCAAACCTTAGGGGAAGAAATTGCCGACATCCAGTCTGATGACGTTGTGGTGGTGTTTGGATTTCGCCGCAGAACGGCACAGTTTGCTCAGCTTATGCAGGCATTGTCTCATACTCATTGCATTTTAATTACCGATCAATCCGGGCAAAAATACCATTCAGACGTGCGTCATTGTTTGGTGTGTGAGCTCAATAGCCAAGGGCCATTAGACAGTTATGCGGCGCCGATGAGTTTGGTGGCGCACTTGGTCAATCAGGTGTATCAATTAAATCAAAGTGACTCGGCAAAGGTCACGGCATCGAACCGTGAAAGTTATCAAATGATCAATGAGTTAGAATCCTAG
- a CDS encoding GntR family transcriptional regulator: MSKDKQIYQRILDAIVERQLPPGERLPEDKLAEAFGISRTGVRKVLHRLSLERFVTIEPNKGAHVSRPSKQEAREVFASRALIEPQLMPDVIEHWNASHSQHFRTLVQQESQAVEHGPLSRSIQLTAQFHYELAFIAKNTVLAEFIEQLCYRSSLVIAVYGSQASVSCDCGHHDQLLDLLDSKDSDAAVAWMKRHIEHIQHSLNLEESQDSQIDFMRLFAEQK, encoded by the coding sequence ATGTCGAAAGATAAACAAATATATCAACGCATTTTAGATGCGATTGTTGAACGTCAATTGCCCCCAGGCGAGCGCTTGCCAGAAGATAAACTGGCCGAAGCCTTTGGCATCAGTCGCACAGGGGTGCGAAAAGTCTTGCATCGTTTGTCTTTAGAGCGCTTTGTCACCATTGAACCGAATAAAGGGGCGCACGTCAGCCGGCCAAGCAAACAAGAAGCCAGAGAAGTCTTTGCCAGTCGCGCATTGATTGAACCGCAATTGATGCCCGATGTGATTGAGCATTGGAACGCCAGTCATAGCCAACACTTTCGCACTTTAGTTCAGCAAGAAAGCCAAGCGGTTGAACACGGTCCTTTAAGCCGTTCAATTCAGCTAACGGCACAATTTCATTACGAGTTGGCGTTTATTGCTAAAAACACCGTGTTGGCCGAATTTATTGAGCAGCTTTGTTATCGCTCCTCGTTAGTCATTGCAGTTTATGGCAGTCAAGCGAGTGTCAGTTGCGATTGTGGGCATCACGATCAACTGCTTGACCTGCTCGACAGCAAAGACAGTGACGCTGCCGTTGCCTGGATGAAACGCCATATTGAGCATATTCAACACTCGCTCAACCTAGAGGAAAGTCAGGACAGTCAAATCGATTTCATGCGCTTGTTCGCTGAGCAAAAGTAG
- a CDS encoding bile acid:sodium symporter family protein: MTIMNKLKKEWFLVGMVVAIALATFSDSVGKSGGLLHLDQVTGLGVALVFFLHGLGLSPSAIKAGMSNWRLHVFIQVATYGLYPVLWLVFGDAMLATMPAALAFGFCYLFALPSTISSSVAMTSVGKGNVPGAIFNASLSSVLGVFVTPLLIQLFMGVEGVEMNLMASIVSIAKLLLIPMVVGQLLRPLLNDFITRHKAIVNKVDKVVILMIVYNAFCDSVANGIWSEFSVGMLLLAAAIATVTLLIMVHFIQWLARRTGFERENEVAAVFCGTKKTLAAGVPMASAIFGSDPNLGMILLPIMLYHPIQIFYCAILANRYASQQSETEKSTA, from the coding sequence ATGACAATAATGAATAAGCTCAAAAAAGAATGGTTCCTGGTGGGGATGGTGGTCGCGATTGCGTTGGCGACCTTTAGTGACTCAGTGGGCAAAAGTGGTGGGTTATTGCACCTGGATCAAGTGACCGGTTTGGGTGTGGCCTTGGTCTTCTTTCTGCATGGTTTGGGCTTGTCGCCGAGTGCCATTAAAGCCGGTATGAGCAACTGGCGTTTACACGTCTTCATTCAAGTCGCCACTTATGGTTTGTATCCTGTATTGTGGCTGGTGTTTGGCGACGCCATGTTGGCGACCATGCCAGCGGCGTTGGCGTTCGGTTTTTGCTATCTATTTGCCTTGCCAAGTACCATCTCTTCGTCGGTTGCCATGACCAGTGTTGGCAAAGGCAATGTCCCTGGCGCAATTTTTAATGCGTCGCTTTCCAGTGTATTAGGCGTGTTCGTCACCCCATTATTGATTCAACTTTTCATGGGTGTCGAAGGCGTTGAAATGAATTTGATGGCCTCGATCGTCAGTATCGCCAAGTTGCTGTTGATCCCGATGGTAGTGGGACAATTGTTGCGTCCGCTGCTTAATGATTTTATTACTCGTCACAAAGCGATCGTCAACAAAGTTGATAAAGTGGTCATTTTAATGATTGTCTATAACGCCTTTTGTGATTCGGTTGCCAATGGCATTTGGAGTGAGTTCTCCGTGGGTATGTTGCTGTTAGCCGCCGCCATTGCCACCGTAACCTTGTTGATTATGGTGCACTTTATTCAGTGGTTGGCACGCCGCACCGGATTTGAACGCGAGAATGAGGTTGCGGCTGTCTTCTGTGGTACCAAAAAAACCTTGGCCGCCGGTGTGCCGATGGCGAGTGCGATTTTCGGCAGTGATCCGAATTTAGGCATGATTTTACTGCCCATTATGCTTTATCACCCGATTCAGATTTTCTATTGTGCCATTTTGGCCAATCGCTATGCGTCACAACAAAGCGAAACAGAGAAATCAACAGCCTGA
- a CDS encoding NCS1 family nucleobase:cation symporter-1, producing MKASLPVSKRLSNEDLQPEKQQKWGWYSIFAFWMSDVHSVGGYVFAASLFALGLNGIQVFISLLAGIMIVMCFANLMGEPGQKAGAPFPVIARMSFGVFGANIPAVIRGLIAVVWYGIQTYLASSSFIILLLYFFPGIESLQDSTFLGLSYLGWVGFSSMWVLQAIVFMFGMDMIRKVIDWSGPAIYLAMFALCVYMIQLAGWDNIHFNLSDTQLSGSQVVVQMIIATALVAGYFAGPTLNFSDFSRYCVSYKQLKVGNWLGLPLNFVLFSLFSVLIVSASIPVFGEMITDPVETVKRLDSGMITVLGALTFIFATVGINIVANFVAPAFDFSNVSPQKISFKTGGFIAAVGSVLLTPWNLFSNPEVIHYTVDVLAAMIGPLYGILIVDYYWLKKRVIDVDALYTESSQGAYWYQNGINWQAVYALLVSGGLAIYVTFFLSGFANYALFIGGGVSAMVYPLLMKKPARFFRHPKSNTLSKTSL from the coding sequence ATGAAAGCATCACTACCGGTCAGTAAACGCCTGTCGAATGAAGATTTACAACCAGAAAAACAACAAAAGTGGGGGTGGTATAGCATTTTCGCTTTTTGGATGTCCGATGTGCACAGTGTGGGGGGCTACGTCTTCGCCGCCAGTTTATTTGCACTGGGTCTCAATGGCATTCAGGTATTCATCAGCTTGCTGGCGGGGATCATGATTGTGATGTGTTTTGCCAATTTGATGGGCGAGCCGGGTCAAAAAGCCGGCGCGCCTTTCCCGGTGATTGCCCGAATGTCCTTTGGTGTTTTTGGCGCGAACATTCCTGCGGTGATCCGCGGTTTGATCGCGGTGGTGTGGTACGGGATTCAAACTTACTTGGCGTCGAGCTCGTTTATTATATTGCTGTTGTACTTTTTTCCAGGGATAGAAAGTTTGCAAGACAGCACGTTTTTAGGCCTTTCTTACTTAGGTTGGGTCGGATTTAGTTCGATGTGGGTGTTGCAAGCCATCGTATTTATGTTTGGCATGGATATGATCCGCAAAGTGATTGACTGGTCAGGCCCAGCGATTTATTTGGCCATGTTTGCACTGTGTGTGTATATGATTCAACTCGCCGGCTGGGACAATATTCACTTTAACCTCAGTGATACCCAACTCTCTGGCTCACAAGTGGTCGTGCAAATGATCATCGCCACCGCTTTAGTGGCCGGCTACTTTGCAGGGCCGACGTTGAACTTTAGTGATTTTTCACGCTATTGCGTCAGTTATAAGCAGCTCAAAGTGGGCAACTGGCTTGGCTTACCCCTTAACTTTGTCCTTTTCTCTTTGTTCAGTGTGTTGATCGTTTCGGCATCGATTCCGGTGTTTGGCGAAATGATCACCGACCCTGTCGAGACAGTGAAGCGCTTGGACTCAGGCATGATCACCGTATTGGGGGCACTGACGTTTATTTTTGCTACGGTGGGGATCAATATTGTCGCTAACTTTGTGGCGCCGGCGTTTGACTTTTCTAACGTGTCTCCGCAAAAAATCAGCTTTAAGACCGGCGGGTTTATTGCGGCGGTGGGCTCTGTTTTACTTACGCCATGGAATTTGTTTAGCAATCCGGAGGTGATCCATTACACGGTCGACGTGCTTGCGGCGATGATTGGGCCTTTGTACGGGATATTAATTGTCGATTATTACTGGCTCAAAAAACGCGTTATTGATGTTGATGCTTTGTATACCGAATCGTCACAAGGCGCTTATTGGTATCAAAATGGTATCAACTGGCAAGCGGTTTATGCCTTGTTGGTGTCCGGAGGACTCGCCATCTATGTCACCTTCTTTCTCAGCGGTTTTGCCAATTACGCGCTCTTTATTGGCGGTGGGGTATCTGCCATGGTGTATCCGTTGTTGATGAAAAAACCAGCGCGCTTTTTTCGCCACCCCAAATCGAATACGTTGAGTAAAACCTCGTTATAA
- a CDS encoding transporter substrate-binding domain-containing protein encodes MNVWKKVALVAMTTWGVLTAGQASADQLDTIESKGVIKVAVPQDFPPFGSIGTDLKPQGYDIDMAAYLAKELGVKLELIPVTSANRIPYLQTGKVDLVISSMGKNPEREKAIDFSEAYAPFFLGVFGKKGLAVNAPADLDGQTVGVTRGSVEDLELSKLVSDKVTIKRFEDNNATLSSFLSGQVDLIATGNLVVTEIANRYPDKAPEAKFMLKNSPCYVGVAKGQTALVEKVNQLILKAKQDNVLEGFSQKWLKAPFPAELGA; translated from the coding sequence ATGAACGTATGGAAAAAAGTGGCGCTCGTGGCAATGACAACCTGGGGCGTGTTGACCGCAGGGCAAGCGTCAGCGGATCAATTAGACACTATCGAAAGCAAAGGTGTAATTAAAGTGGCTGTGCCACAAGACTTTCCACCATTTGGTTCGATTGGCACCGATCTGAAACCACAAGGCTACGACATCGATATGGCGGCTTACCTGGCTAAAGAGCTCGGCGTCAAACTCGAATTAATTCCGGTGACCAGTGCTAACCGCATTCCGTATTTACAAACGGGCAAGGTCGATTTGGTGATTTCGAGCATGGGTAAAAACCCAGAGCGAGAAAAAGCGATTGATTTTAGCGAAGCTTATGCGCCGTTTTTCCTTGGCGTCTTTGGTAAGAAGGGATTGGCGGTCAACGCGCCGGCTGATTTAGACGGTCAAACGGTGGGGGTAACACGAGGTTCAGTCGAAGATCTTGAGCTGAGCAAGTTGGTGTCGGATAAAGTGACGATCAAGCGCTTTGAAGATAACAACGCCACGTTATCGTCGTTTTTGTCCGGCCAAGTTGATTTGATCGCCACTGGTAACCTCGTGGTGACAGAAATTGCTAATCGCTACCCAGATAAAGCGCCAGAAGCGAAATTTATGTTGAAAAACTCTCCGTGTTACGTGGGCGTTGCCAAAGGGCAGACGGCGCTAGTGGAGAAAGTCAATCAACTGATCCTCAAAGCGAAACAGGACAATGTGTTAGAGGGCTTTTCACAAAAATGGCTCAAAGCACCGTTTCCTGCTGAGCTAGGCGCTTAA
- a CDS encoding aspartate/glutamate racemase family protein, with product MKIQLINPNTTESMTLSMADSAERVANPGTDLIPRTPKHGPSSIECAFDEALATAAVLDEIAHGERNQVDGHIIACFGDPGIEAAKEIATAPVIGIAGAAFQMASCVSHRFAVVTTMSRTVPMTEALLSHYGVAHQCATIIATDIPVLDLECLADSAYQTLKQACQEAIHTHRAEAIVLGCAGMAPLVAQLQSELGVPIIDGVSAAVKMVESLVTLNLSTSKAGQYQRPYPKSYQGRYQHWNQ from the coding sequence ATGAAAATTCAACTCATCAACCCCAATACCACTGAGTCTATGACCTTGAGTATGGCCGACAGTGCTGAGCGTGTCGCCAATCCCGGGACGGACCTTATTCCGCGAACGCCAAAGCACGGGCCGAGCAGTATCGAGTGCGCGTTTGATGAAGCGTTAGCAACCGCCGCGGTGTTAGATGAAATTGCCCACGGCGAGCGCAACCAAGTGGACGGCCATATTATCGCCTGTTTTGGCGATCCTGGCATTGAGGCGGCAAAAGAAATCGCCACGGCGCCAGTGATTGGGATTGCTGGGGCGGCGTTTCAAATGGCGAGCTGCGTTTCTCATCGCTTTGCCGTGGTCACCACCATGAGTCGTACGGTGCCGATGACCGAAGCGCTGTTGTCTCATTATGGTGTTGCGCATCAATGTGCCACCATCATCGCCACCGACATTCCCGTACTGGATTTAGAGTGCCTGGCTGACAGCGCTTATCAAACCCTCAAACAAGCGTGTCAGGAGGCGATTCACACCCATCGCGCTGAAGCCATTGTCCTCGGTTGCGCCGGTATGGCACCGCTGGTCGCCCAATTGCAAAGCGAGCTGGGCGTACCGATCATCGACGGGGTAAGCGCTGCCGTAAAAATGGTTGAGTCTCTCGTCACACTGAATTTATCTACATCAAAAGCGGGCCAGTATCAACGCCCATATCCCAAATCATACCAAGGTCGATATCAACACTGGAACCAATGA
- a CDS encoding amino acid ABC transporter permease: protein MSYQLDFAGLMPYLSHFVAGLQTTVVLTVIATVLGLVLGTVCAAGRISHMRGWRWLCACYVEVIRNTPFIVQLFFIFFGLPALGIKLSAWQAGAIAMVINLGAYSAEIIRAGIDATPKGQWEAGKTLGLTYVQIFTRIVLPPAFQRVYPALVSQCIIVMLGSAVVSQISVEDLTFAANFVQSRSFLSFESYILTAAIYLCLAILMRQVFALSAKRLFKNPSL, encoded by the coding sequence ATGAGTTATCAGCTTGATTTTGCAGGACTGATGCCTTACCTGTCACATTTTGTGGCAGGTTTGCAAACCACGGTTGTATTGACCGTGATTGCCACTGTACTCGGTTTAGTCCTTGGCACGGTGTGTGCGGCCGGTCGCATTAGTCACATGAGAGGCTGGCGCTGGTTGTGTGCTTGTTACGTCGAAGTGATTCGCAACACCCCCTTTATCGTCCAGTTATTTTTTATCTTTTTTGGTTTGCCTGCATTGGGCATCAAATTGTCGGCTTGGCAGGCCGGTGCGATCGCAATGGTGATCAATCTCGGTGCCTACAGCGCAGAAATCATTCGCGCCGGAATTGATGCGACCCCAAAAGGGCAATGGGAAGCGGGGAAAACGTTGGGGCTGACTTACGTACAAATTTTTACGCGTATTGTATTGCCACCGGCGTTTCAACGCGTTTACCCCGCCTTGGTGAGCCAGTGCATTATTGTCATGCTCGGGTCTGCGGTGGTTTCACAGATTTCGGTGGAAGATTTGACCTTTGCAGCCAACTTTGTCCAATCACGCAGTTTTTTGAGTTTTGAGTCTTATATTCTGACTGCGGCGATCTATTTGTGTTTGGCCATTTTAATGCGACAAGTGTTTGCATTGAGTGCGAAACGATTATTTAAAAACCCTTCGTTATAG
- a CDS encoding amino acid ABC transporter ATP-binding protein, giving the protein MSLVSIEQVHKYYGDHHVLKGIDLKIEAGEVVSIIGRSGSGKSTLLRCLNGLEAYQKGAIIVDNQAVEDDDYKLRILSRSVGMVFQSFNLFPHMTVGENVMLAPKLVLKHSEPECQKQAKALLEKVGLADKFDAYPSNLSGGQQQRVAIARSLAMNPKVLLCDEITSALDPELVGEVLKVLEQLKQEGMTLILVTHEMNFARDVGDRVVFMNQGKVWESGESQAVFSQPKTPELQSFLSAVI; this is encoded by the coding sequence ATGTCACTCGTTAGTATTGAACAAGTCCATAAGTACTATGGCGACCATCACGTTCTCAAAGGCATTGATCTTAAAATTGAAGCGGGTGAGGTGGTGTCGATCATCGGACGCAGTGGCTCGGGAAAAAGCACCTTGCTGCGTTGTTTAAACGGCTTAGAAGCGTATCAAAAAGGGGCGATCATTGTCGATAATCAAGCGGTTGAAGACGATGATTACAAACTGAGAATCCTCAGTCGCAGTGTCGGTATGGTGTTTCAAAGCTTTAATTTATTCCCCCATATGACGGTGGGTGAAAATGTCATGCTGGCGCCAAAGTTGGTGTTAAAACACTCAGAGCCAGAATGTCAAAAGCAGGCCAAAGCGTTACTGGAAAAAGTGGGTTTGGCAGATAAATTTGACGCCTATCCCAGCAACCTGTCTGGCGGGCAGCAGCAGCGGGTGGCGATTGCGCGTTCTTTGGCAATGAACCCCAAAGTCTTGTTGTGTGACGAGATCACCTCGGCGCTTGATCCGGAATTGGTCGGCGAGGTGTTGAAAGTGCTTGAGCAACTCAAGCAAGAAGGCATGACGTTAATTTTGGTCACCCACGAAATGAACTTTGCTCGCGATGTCGGGGATAGAGTGGTGTTTATGAACCAAGGCAAGGTTTGGGAAAGCGGTGAAAGCCAAGCGGTGTTTTCTCAACCGAAAACCCCTGAGCTGCAAAGCTTTTTGTCTGCCGTGATTTAA
- a CDS encoding gamma-glutamyltransferase family protein has protein sequence MTMQSAFTAPHFKAAQAGQAVLDRGGNACEAMVAAAAMIAVQYPHMNGLGGDGFWLISKPGQAPVAIDACGRASKNVDLATYARQSELPDSGGAAALTMAGTVSGWQKALDYLPGSQSLAELFAPAIEAASQGIDVTQSLVNASEKTYSRLSELASFQRHYLPSGRALQVGDILTNSNLANTLQQLAERGLDDFYRGDLAERMVKGLQAQGSPLTLDDFHAFEAEYCQPLSVEISQGQLYNLPAPTQGVASLTILAIYDQLAQQAKGELDHIHLLVEATKQAFLTRDRYITDPNAMSVTSQSLLDPKRITQGVEAIELDKALAWPHVAKPGDTIWMGACDTQGVMVSFIQSVYWEFGSGVVAGDTGVLWNCRGKSFSLDPNHHNVLAANKKPFHTLNPAYADLRDGRRIVYGTMGGEGQPQTQACLFSRYLYQHFSLEEAISAPRWLLGRTWGSDTHSLRLEQGLFDRYQRELSQRGHELDQVDDHNELMGHAGAIVLSPQGQASAATDPRSDGATYLGEQNV, from the coding sequence ATGACCATGCAAAGCGCGTTTACAGCACCGCATTTTAAAGCCGCTCAAGCCGGGCAAGCGGTTCTCGATCGCGGCGGTAATGCCTGTGAAGCCATGGTGGCGGCCGCGGCGATGATCGCGGTGCAATACCCACACATGAATGGCTTAGGCGGCGATGGTTTTTGGCTGATTTCTAAGCCAGGCCAAGCTCCTGTGGCCATTGATGCTTGTGGCCGTGCCAGTAAAAACGTTGATTTAGCGACTTATGCGCGCCAATCAGAGTTGCCAGACAGCGGCGGCGCAGCGGCATTGACCATGGCGGGTACGGTGTCGGGCTGGCAAAAAGCGCTCGACTACTTACCGGGTTCACAATCACTGGCCGAGCTATTTGCGCCGGCGATTGAAGCCGCTAGCCAAGGTATTGACGTGACGCAAAGCCTGGTCAATGCCAGTGAAAAAACGTACTCACGCCTATCGGAACTGGCGTCTTTTCAGCGCCATTATTTACCCAGTGGACGTGCGCTCCAAGTTGGCGATATCTTGACCAACTCCAATTTGGCCAATACCTTGCAACAATTGGCGGAGCGCGGGTTGGACGATTTTTATCGCGGCGACCTGGCTGAGCGAATGGTCAAAGGCTTGCAAGCGCAAGGCAGTCCGCTCACGCTTGACGATTTTCACGCCTTTGAAGCCGAGTATTGTCAGCCGTTAAGCGTGGAAATCAGCCAAGGTCAGCTCTACAACTTACCGGCGCCGACTCAAGGGGTTGCTTCGTTAACGATTTTAGCGATTTACGATCAATTGGCCCAGCAAGCGAAAGGCGAGCTCGACCACATCCATTTATTGGTCGAAGCGACCAAGCAGGCGTTTCTGACCCGCGATCGCTATATCACTGACCCAAATGCCATGTCCGTCACCTCACAAAGCCTGCTTGATCCCAAACGGATTACACAAGGTGTTGAGGCCATTGAGCTCGATAAAGCCTTAGCTTGGCCACATGTGGCTAAACCCGGCGATACCATTTGGATGGGGGCTTGCGATACGCAAGGCGTGATGGTGAGCTTTATTCAGTCGGTGTATTGGGAGTTTGGCTCTGGCGTAGTGGCAGGGGACACGGGGGTATTGTGGAACTGTCGCGGTAAGAGCTTTTCACTAGATCCAAATCACCACAATGTGTTGGCGGCCAATAAAAAACCGTTTCACACCTTAAACCCCGCTTATGCGGATTTGCGCGATGGCCGTCGTATTGTTTATGGCACCATGGGCGGTGAAGGCCAGCCGCAAACCCAAGCGTGCTTATTTAGCCGTTACCTGTATCAACATTTTTCATTGGAAGAAGCCATTTCTGCACCGCGTTGGCTCTTGGGCCGTACATGGGGTAGTGACACACACTCACTCAGACTTGAGCAAGGGTTATTCGACCGTTATCAACGCGAGTTATCGCAACGGGGCCACGAACTTGACCAAGTCGACGATCACAACGAACTCATGGGTCACGCTGGCGCGATTGTGTTATCGCCACAAGGGCAAGCCAGTGCCGCGACCGACCCGCGCAGTGATGGCGCAACCTATTTAGGAGAACAAAATGTCTAA